A portion of the Nitrosopumilus sp. genome contains these proteins:
- a CDS encoding CBS domain-containing protein: MSSNPKLSISYILRKPVSEYMEDDVITLNENADTSVATSMLQRYNKTDIVIINKDRIPVGIVTDQDILKVVSDPTIYAEDTKLNQIMTFPVFTVNLSDSLKDSLQIMRDKNIKKLPVVDNNNKIQGIIFQSAISRAIRASAVKPPRLLSPPLKAILGNLGFVLQFSGFLIMIPAVLAFFLNDNLTAASIFFTSVLLLIIGFFLNSYGEKAHINLQQASILVFLSYAILILFGTIPYIYVAPIGDSYLDIFSNSFFSSAAGFTTGGISFYEHPEELSQSFTFFRSFSQMVGGMSFIYLVMTAFYPERKLKAMRGFISGKTLKLRELFGTISIIFFSYIVVMVVLLYLIGQQNIIDNFSLAMSTVATGGFVPSSDILSSIGWQGQTILMGGMILGALPFTLHYAFFRPHYLTEKLGAEVKIFFILLIVSVIVFFILEPDLEPINILFDIVSAGTTAGIQIENFENFGLISKYFITLLMIVGGCGFSTAGGIKIYRFLEVWNYTKNSAKNITKKKEDRVKSPKNELISNVIVISAFPIIIFLIAMHLTDYGFQFTDAIVDATGIVTTGGLSTGIITENLNPSTKILLSFMMIVGRLEIIAIVYIFVRRLGD; encoded by the coding sequence ATGTCATCAAACCCAAAACTTTCAATTTCATATATTCTTAGAAAACCCGTGTCTGAATATATGGAAGATGATGTCATTACACTAAATGAAAATGCAGATACTTCGGTAGCTACGTCAATGTTACAAAGATACAATAAAACAGATATTGTAATTATCAACAAAGATAGAATACCTGTAGGGATTGTTACTGATCAGGATATCCTAAAAGTAGTTAGTGACCCAACAATCTATGCAGAAGACACAAAACTAAATCAAATTATGACATTTCCAGTTTTTACAGTTAATCTTTCAGATTCTCTGAAGGATTCTTTGCAGATAATGCGTGACAAAAACATAAAGAAACTTCCTGTAGTTGACAATAATAACAAGATTCAAGGGATTATATTCCAATCAGCCATTTCACGTGCAATAAGAGCATCAGCGGTAAAACCCCCTAGACTTCTCAGTCCCCCACTAAAGGCTATCTTGGGGAATTTGGGATTTGTTTTGCAGTTTTCGGGGTTTTTGATTATGATTCCAGCAGTACTTGCATTTTTCCTAAATGACAACCTGACAGCAGCAAGCATATTTTTTACATCTGTATTACTACTCATAATAGGATTTTTTTTGAATTCCTATGGTGAAAAAGCACATATTAATTTACAACAAGCATCGATTTTAGTTTTTTTAAGTTATGCAATTTTGATATTGTTTGGCACAATACCGTACATTTACGTTGCACCAATTGGCGACAGTTATCTAGATATATTTTCTAACAGTTTCTTTTCCAGTGCAGCAGGTTTTACCACAGGTGGCATCTCGTTTTATGAGCACCCAGAAGAGTTATCACAAAGCTTTACTTTTTTTCGAAGTTTCAGTCAGATGGTAGGTGGCATGAGTTTCATCTACCTTGTAATGACAGCATTTTATCCTGAACGAAAACTAAAAGCTATGCGTGGATTTATCTCCGGCAAAACACTGAAACTAAGAGAATTATTTGGAACCATTTCAATAATCTTTTTTTCTTATATTGTTGTAATGGTGGTTTTGTTATATCTAATTGGACAACAGAATATAATCGATAACTTTTCACTTGCAATGTCTACTGTTGCTACAGGAGGATTTGTTCCATCTTCGGACATACTCTCATCTATTGGATGGCAGGGCCAGACAATATTGATGGGAGGTATGATCCTAGGTGCACTTCCATTTACACTTCACTATGCATTTTTTAGACCTCATTATTTAACAGAAAAATTAGGTGCAGAAGTAAAAATATTTTTTATTCTGTTGATAGTATCCGTCATCGTATTTTTCATTTTGGAGCCAGACTTGGAACCTATCAACATATTGTTTGATATAGTATCTGCAGGAACTACTGCAGGAATACAAATTGAAAACTTTGAGAATTTTGGTTTAATTTCAAAGTACTTTATTACACTTCTTATGATTGTGGGAGGTTGTGGGTTCTCAACTGCAGGAGGAATAAAGATATATCGATTCTTGGAGGTATGGAACTATACAAAAAACAGTGCAAAAAACATTACAAAAAAGAAAGAAGACCGTGTTAAATCACCCAAGAATGAACTAATATCAAATGTTATAGTGATCAGTGCTTTTCCAATAATCATATTCTTGATTGCAATGCACCTTACAGATTATGGGTTTCAATTTACGGATGCCATAGTTGATGCAACCGGCATAGTTACTACAGGCGGACTCTCAACTGGGATAATTACTGAAAATTTGAATCCTTCAACAAAAATTCTTCTGAGTTTTATGATGATTGTTGGAAGATTAGAAATAATAGCTATAGTATACATCTTTGTTAGAAGGTTAGGGGATTAA
- a CDS encoding FG-GAP repeat protein: MRRILLSFTVLISLISLLSYIPDDDTSIVSKQGTHIIDMAFAIEYSPPMIISNPHDQSDFHFGQVLETVGDKIIIGNPDSNLAGSTSGSVFVYDEQLGNLLTTIKNPKPNPAADFGISLAELDKTRVVIGAPGVQNSEQQSQVGSTSGLDNSGAVYIFDVDSGEQLLEIYPPDKVSKMKFGASVDVTDNLDIIVGAPKASESGQSGGIVYLFTSSGELLLTISDPYGEQGSEFGSVVAAFGDDILVANPVAFTGKQQTGHVYLFDGKTGELIRTFEDNNNNNNNDSSKSFARFGNSISVNQNYVLIGAPKDNSSDSQAGSVFLFDGDSGELVHKITNPDPVPFGEFGSSVKLVDDYIFVGAPKNLGSFDVIPKENPEIISQPDVNVNVNPNSGIVFVFEIKSGNLLVTLENPTPNNDEHFGMTLTSFGNNIVVGTPFDTSGITKTGSVSVFYADGDSPYTHDRVKTTEALAIPSWVKNTSEWWSKDAISDAEFIDSIQYLITKGLIIVSQVEFNENAPQEIPDWIKTNAGWWAQDKISDFEFLNGIEFLIENGLLRT; encoded by the coding sequence ATGAGAAGAATTTTACTATCTTTTACTGTACTGATATCACTGATTTCACTTTTATCGTATATTCCAGATGATGACACTTCAATTGTATCTAAACAAGGAACTCATATTATCGACATGGCTTTTGCAATAGAATATTCTCCTCCAATGATCATTTCAAATCCTCATGATCAGTCTGACTTTCATTTTGGTCAGGTACTAGAAACAGTAGGAGATAAAATAATAATTGGTAATCCTGATTCAAATCTGGCCGGATCAACATCTGGTTCTGTATTTGTATACGATGAACAACTTGGCAATCTTCTTACAACAATTAAAAACCCAAAACCAAACCCTGCTGCTGATTTTGGAATCTCTTTAGCGGAACTAGATAAAACAAGAGTAGTCATTGGAGCTCCTGGTGTACAGAATTCAGAGCAACAGTCTCAAGTAGGGTCTACTTCAGGATTGGATAATAGCGGTGCCGTTTACATTTTTGATGTAGATTCTGGAGAACAACTATTAGAAATCTATCCTCCTGATAAAGTCTCTAAAATGAAGTTTGGTGCATCAGTAGATGTAACTGACAATCTAGATATCATTGTGGGTGCACCAAAAGCCTCTGAATCAGGACAAAGTGGAGGAATTGTTTATTTGTTTACGTCTTCTGGAGAACTATTACTTACAATTTCTGATCCCTATGGTGAACAAGGCAGTGAGTTTGGTTCTGTAGTTGCAGCTTTTGGAGATGATATTCTGGTTGCAAATCCTGTAGCATTTACTGGCAAACAACAAACAGGGCACGTCTATCTTTTTGATGGAAAAACTGGTGAGTTAATTAGGACATTTGAAGATAATAATAATAATAATAATAATGATAGTTCAAAGTCATTTGCAAGATTTGGTAACTCTATTTCTGTAAATCAAAACTATGTTCTAATCGGTGCTCCAAAAGATAACTCATCAGATTCTCAGGCAGGTTCAGTATTTCTTTTTGATGGTGATTCTGGAGAACTAGTACACAAAATAACCAATCCTGATCCTGTTCCATTTGGTGAATTTGGTTCATCTGTAAAACTAGTTGATGATTACATCTTTGTTGGCGCTCCAAAAAATCTTGGAAGTTTTGATGTGATTCCAAAAGAGAATCCGGAGATAATTTCACAACCAGACGTAAATGTTAATGTAAACCCAAATTCTGGAATTGTCTTTGTATTTGAAATAAAATCCGGAAATCTTCTAGTAACACTAGAGAATCCAACTCCAAATAATGATGAACATTTTGGTATGACATTAACATCATTTGGAAATAACATTGTAGTTGGAACTCCTTTTGATACTTCTGGGATAACAAAGACTGGCTCTGTCTCAGTTTTTTATGCTGATGGTGATTCACCATACACACATGATAGAGTAAAGACAACAGAAGCACTTGCAATACCTTCATGGGTAAAAAATACTTCTGAATGGTGGTCAAAAGATGCAATTTCAGATGCTGAATTTATAGATTCTATTCAGTATTTGATTACAAAGGGATTGATTATTGTAAGTCAAGTAGAATTCAATGAGAATGCTCCACAAGAGATACCTGACTGGATAAAAACAAATGCAGGATGGTGGGCCCAGGATAAAATATCTGATTTTGAATTTTTAAATGGCATAGAATTCTTAATTGAAAACGGTTTGTTGCGTACCTGA
- a CDS encoding transcription initiation factor IIB family protein, whose product MSDNTVEVTCSLFRRAQKHNLTKGRISNSLMAASLYVSCRQTMTPRSLDDISHTGNISKKHLQKAVRILIDEFSLNLPQYNIALFLSKLSSDMGICEKTKRYALKILADVERLGSSAGKNPIGQAAASLYLASMLNGERVN is encoded by the coding sequence ATTTCAGATAACACCGTAGAAGTTACTTGTTCATTGTTTCGACGTGCACAAAAACATAACCTTACTAAAGGTAGAATTTCAAACTCTTTGATGGCTGCATCATTATATGTGTCTTGTAGACAAACAATGACTCCAAGAAGTCTAGATGACATTTCACATACTGGTAATATAAGTAAAAAACATCTTCAAAAAGCCGTCCGAATTTTAATCGATGAATTTAGTTTGAATCTACCTCAGTATAACATCGCTTTGTTTCTATCAAAACTATCAAGTGATATGGGTATTTGTGAGAAAACTAAACGTTATGCCTTGAAAATTTTGGCTGATGTTGAAAGATTAGGATCATCTGCTGGAAAAAATCCAATAGGACAAGCAGCTGCATCCTTGTATCTTGCATCAATGTTGAATGGTGAAAGAGTTAATTAG
- a CDS encoding ferritin codes for MRLSDAMIKVLNEQIVMESEAASFYLYMASWCEVSGHDGASKFFYKQSDEERTHMLKIVHYMNRLGTIANISTIKEPPKNLDSLEDIVKAALENEQKVTKSIHEIITLAEKERDRRTFDFMQWFVKEQIEEEDTIDRVLQKFDVIGRDKLAINEIDKYMQSLSEQNSELETK; via the coding sequence ATGAGATTATCAGATGCCATGATAAAGGTACTCAATGAACAAATAGTGATGGAGTCCGAGGCTGCAAGTTTTTATCTGTATATGGCTTCTTGGTGTGAGGTTTCAGGTCATGATGGTGCATCAAAGTTTTTCTATAAACAATCAGATGAGGAAAGAACACATATGCTCAAAATAGTACATTATATGAACAGATTGGGGACAATTGCAAATATTTCAACAATAAAGGAACCTCCAAAAAACCTAGATTCATTAGAAGACATAGTAAAAGCAGCACTAGAAAATGAACAAAAAGTGACAAAATCAATTCATGAGATAATTACTCTGGCAGAGAAAGAACGGGATAGAAGGACATTTGATTTCATGCAATGGTTCGTAAAAGAACAAATCGAAGAAGAAGATACAATTGATAGGGTTCTTCAAAAGTTTGATGTAATTGGACGAGACAAACTTGCAATTAATGAAATTGACAAGTACATGCAATCATTAAGTGAACAAAATTCAGAACTAGAAACAAAATAG
- the corA gene encoding magnesium/cobalt transporter CorA has protein sequence MRDKIGIIINRLVYGFTFAFLYQIVIGIATSLLSLPLTGNIQDLISGVEQIDSQHGPWLVIWWITSTIIITVMALMIIRYKKYISPYKEEKNIEVPPQITAVTAIIIGALISFLFFLLDSVIGLVVEAGTKTDVEAIYQAAIVGDFTPLVISIVFSIMAGFIIVGVASKTSKVKEITKDIGLQDLTKISQIINKTKTQKTSLSDTIGQSPGALIHVGEQKVENVRIDMLEYDDKTIDEKTDVKIEDCIESKDKPNVTWINVIGIHDPHIIETFGNSFEIHPLHQSNIMNTELRPSIEVSDKYVLILLKMPHFVKETQKLELEQISIVLAKHHVITFQEIEADFFDQIRNRLRSNTGTIRNQKSDYLTYAIVDAIVDSYFLVIERIGDITEELEEELMQNPTADTMQTIQTLKRRMIALRKSIWPAREIIDFLGRDSTMLISDNTRTYLRDVYNHTVQVIDTIEGLRDVIGGMLDTYLSSVSNRMNEVMKTLTIIAAIFIPITFIAGLYGTNFVYVPELQWEYSYFAMLSVMAVITTLMIIWFKKKKWL, from the coding sequence TTGAGAGATAAAATTGGAATTATAATTAATCGACTTGTTTATGGATTTACTTTTGCATTTTTGTATCAGATAGTTATTGGAATAGCTACATCATTACTCTCATTACCTTTAACTGGAAATATTCAAGATCTTATTTCTGGTGTAGAGCAAATTGACTCGCAGCATGGACCTTGGCTTGTAATTTGGTGGATTACCTCTACAATTATAATCACTGTTATGGCTTTAATGATTATTAGATATAAAAAATACATTTCACCCTACAAAGAAGAAAAAAATATTGAGGTTCCTCCACAAATCACTGCAGTTACAGCAATAATAATTGGTGCGTTGATTTCATTTCTGTTTTTCCTTCTTGATTCTGTAATAGGCTTAGTTGTAGAAGCCGGGACTAAGACTGATGTAGAGGCAATATATCAGGCTGCAATTGTTGGTGATTTTACTCCACTAGTAATTAGCATTGTTTTCTCAATTATGGCAGGATTCATTATTGTGGGAGTGGCAAGCAAGACATCAAAAGTTAAAGAAATAACCAAAGATATTGGATTGCAAGATCTTACAAAAATTTCACAGATAATCAATAAAACCAAAACTCAAAAAACTTCCTTATCCGATACAATTGGTCAAAGCCCAGGAGCATTAATTCACGTAGGAGAACAAAAAGTAGAGAATGTTAGAATAGATATGTTGGAATATGATGATAAAACAATTGATGAAAAAACTGATGTAAAAATTGAAGATTGTATAGAATCTAAAGATAAACCAAATGTTACATGGATAAATGTGATTGGCATTCATGATCCACACATCATAGAGACATTTGGAAATAGTTTTGAAATCCACCCACTTCACCAATCAAATATCATGAACACCGAACTGAGGCCCTCTATTGAAGTTTCTGACAAATATGTTTTGATATTGTTGAAGATGCCTCATTTTGTAAAGGAAACACAAAAGCTTGAACTGGAACAAATTTCAATAGTTTTGGCAAAGCATCATGTTATTACATTTCAAGAAATTGAGGCTGATTTCTTTGATCAAATTAGAAATCGACTGAGAAGTAATACAGGCACAATTAGAAATCAGAAAAGTGATTATCTTACATATGCAATTGTTGATGCAATAGTTGATAGTTATTTTTTGGTCATAGAACGAATTGGAGATATTACCGAAGAACTGGAAGAAGAGTTGATGCAAAACCCTACTGCAGATACCATGCAAACAATTCAAACATTAAAGCGTAGAATGATTGCTTTGAGAAAATCAATTTGGCCTGCTCGTGAAATAATAGATTTTCTAGGACGTGATTCAACTATGTTAATTTCAGATAATACTAGAACTTATTTGAGAGATGTTTACAATCATACAGTTCAGGTAATAGATACCATAGAGGGTCTGCGAGATGTTATTGGTGGTATGCTTGATACTTATCTCTCAAGTGTAAGTAATCGAATGAATGAAGTAATGAAGACCCTCACTATAATTGCAGCTATTTTCATACCTATTACATTTATAGCTGGTCTTTATGGAACAAATTTTGTTTATGTTCCCGAATTACAATGGGAGTATAGCTATTTTGCTATGTTATCTGTAATGGCTGTTATTACAACCCTTATGATAATATGGTTTAAAAAAAAGAAATGGCTCTAA